One segment of Fuscovulum ytuae DNA contains the following:
- a CDS encoding flavin reductase family protein: MSRAATFVAVATTDGEGGRAGVTVSSLTSVAADGDQPSLLACLHHQSPAAAAILRNRAFCANLLAEDQQALADLFAGRDGKDQSARFDRADWSPGRLGQPILAGATAVFECRLATTLLWETHHIIVGRVHAVRLSDHPAALLYGQRAYRRAVHLPAPEV, translated from the coding sequence ATGAGCCGCGCCGCCACCTTCGTCGCCGTTGCCACCACCGATGGCGAAGGGGGTAGGGCAGGGGTCACCGTATCCTCGCTGACCTCCGTCGCGGCGGATGGGGATCAGCCCTCGCTTCTGGCCTGCCTCCACCATCAAAGCCCTGCCGCAGCCGCGATCCTGAGAAACCGCGCCTTCTGCGCCAATCTTCTGGCCGAAGACCAGCAGGCACTGGCCGACCTTTTCGCCGGGCGCGACGGCAAGGACCAATCCGCCCGCTTCGACCGCGCGGATTGGTCCCCCGGCAGGCTGGGCCAGCCCATCCTTGCGGGCGCGACCGCGGTTTTCGAATGCCGCCTCGCCACCACACTGCTGTGGGAGACGCATCACATCATCGTCGGGCGCGTCCACGCCGTCCGACTGTCAGACCACCCCGCCGCGCTGCTTTATGGCCAGCGCGCCTATCGCCGGGCGGTGCATCTTCCGGCACCCGAGGTCTGA
- a CDS encoding glutamine synthetase family protein: protein MTLDDYLSDPSSRFATVAMADTNGLLRGQMVSVKSLRGIAQNGMGMAPAQLSLDPTDVLLTIPGVNDETGDFHDDPLQLDPATTRRLPWSTPGHDLLVLSNFTGESARLCPRAILKSVLARAAEAGFIPKYGMELEYTLFDESAESARAKGYRNLKPATQHASHDLTIYQAVQTEWYESIAQMCEALKIDLAKMHEEIGAGFMEACIGAGEGLEPADQLVLLKNFIRALALRQGRSVTFMPRWNEQADSQSIHLHISLKNRAGQPLFHDPGAKNGISQTFLHFLGGLQKYIGDMTLIFQPTVNSYRRFAPGTFAPPGLTWGYENRTTCFRVVGHDAGSLRVENRLPGADTNPYLTTAATLAAGVAGIIEGLEPDPETLGSGYAQTPPRDFARSMPEAIDRLRGSDFAKDWLGARFVEAFTSTREGQYDEFRRKVPDVELERFFDLG from the coding sequence ATGACACTCGACGACTATCTTTCCGATCCGTCCAGCCGCTTTGCCACCGTCGCCATGGCCGACACCAACGGCCTTCTGCGCGGGCAGATGGTTTCGGTCAAAAGCCTGCGGGGCATCGCGCAAAACGGCATGGGCATGGCCCCTGCGCAGCTTTCGCTCGACCCGACGGATGTCCTGCTCACCATCCCCGGCGTGAATGACGAAACGGGCGATTTCCACGACGACCCCCTGCAACTTGACCCCGCTACAACTCGCCGTCTGCCATGGTCGACGCCGGGGCATGATCTTCTGGTCCTGTCGAACTTCACCGGGGAAAGCGCGCGCCTCTGCCCCCGCGCGATCCTGAAATCCGTCCTCGCCCGCGCGGCCGAGGCGGGCTTCATCCCGAAATACGGAATGGAACTGGAATATACCCTCTTTGACGAAAGCGCCGAAAGCGCCCGCGCCAAGGGATACCGCAACCTCAAACCCGCGACGCAGCATGCCAGCCACGACCTGACGATCTATCAGGCCGTCCAGACAGAATGGTATGAATCCATCGCCCAGATGTGCGAGGCGCTGAAGATCGACCTTGCCAAGATGCATGAAGAGATCGGCGCAGGCTTCATGGAGGCCTGCATCGGCGCAGGCGAAGGGCTGGAACCCGCCGACCAGCTTGTGCTGCTGAAGAACTTCATCCGCGCGCTGGCCCTGCGTCAGGGAAGGTCCGTCACCTTCATGCCGCGCTGGAACGAACAGGCCGACAGCCAGTCGATCCATCTGCATATCAGCCTGAAAAACCGCGCGGGCCAGCCGCTGTTCCACGATCCGGGCGCGAAGAACGGCATCAGCCAGACGTTCCTGCACTTCCTCGGCGGCTTGCAGAAATACATCGGCGATATGACCCTGATCTTCCAGCCCACGGTGAACAGCTACCGTCGCTTTGCCCCCGGCACCTTCGCGCCCCCCGGCCTGACTTGGGGCTATGAAAACCGCACCACCTGCTTCCGTGTTGTGGGCCATGACGCGGGCAGCCTGCGGGTGGAAAACCGCCTGCCCGGGGCGGATACCAACCCCTATCTCACCACCGCCGCGACCCTTGCCGCCGGGGTGGCAGGGATCATCGAAGGGCTGGAGCCTGACCCCGAAACGCTGGGATCGGGCTATGCCCAGACACCGCCCCGCGATTTCGCGCGGTCGATGCCCGAGGCGATCGATCGCCTGCGGGGTTCCGATTTCGCCAAGGATTGGCTGGGCGCCCGCTTTGTCGAAGCCTTCACCTCCACCCGCGAAGGCCAATATGACGAATTCCGCCGCAAGGTTCCCGATGTGGAACTGGAACGCTTCTTCGATCTGGGATGA
- a CDS encoding TetR/AcrR family transcriptional regulator C-terminal domain-containing protein: MTALSRREQNRMERTRRILDGALRVFAEAGYSGTTMDAIAAAVGLSKPTLYQYFDSKETLFQAMMLGQRDRMMTVFEHPSAQGMVHDLHAFAWDYADVVMRPEMLSLARLIIGEVQRFPEIGRAYQASGPDRLLAGIMAYLDAQRAADRLAFDDAELAAQDLWGLILSAPRTQALYRPDAMPGRDDLARYITNGLRVFLRAYSTDPPRDLEQLEALASAHTTGTGP; encoded by the coding sequence ATGACCGCCCTCTCGCGCCGCGAACAGAACCGGATGGAACGGACGCGGCGCATCCTCGACGGCGCGTTGCGCGTCTTTGCCGAGGCCGGCTATTCCGGGACCACCATGGACGCCATCGCCGCCGCCGTGGGCCTGTCGAAACCCACGCTCTACCAGTATTTCGACAGCAAAGAGACGCTGTTTCAGGCCATGATGCTGGGCCAGCGCGACCGCATGATGACTGTCTTCGAACACCCCTCAGCTCAGGGCATGGTCCATGACCTGCACGCCTTCGCATGGGATTATGCCGATGTGGTCATGCGCCCCGAAATGCTCTCGCTGGCCCGCCTCATCATCGGCGAGGTGCAGCGCTTTCCCGAAATCGGTCGCGCCTATCAAGCCAGCGGCCCGGATCGCCTGCTTGCGGGCATCATGGCCTATCTCGATGCGCAGCGCGCCGCAGATCGCCTTGCTTTCGACGATGCCGAACTCGCCGCGCAAGACCTGTGGGGTCTGATCCTCTCCGCCCCCCGCACACAGGCCCTCTATCGCCCCGATGCCATGCCGGGGCGGGATGATCTGGCACGATACATCACCAACGGCCTGCGCGTCTTCCTGCGCGCCTATTCCACCGATCCGCCACGCGATCTTGAACAGCTAGAGGCGCTTGCAAGCGCCCACACCACAGGGACAGGACCATGA
- a CDS encoding alpha/beta fold hydrolase has product MIDDLPRLGLSLTPDLGDDRLCLFLHGIGGGRGNWRAQLAAAAPHIRAAALDLRGYGDSTLGPRGSTVDDYCADILRICDVLGARRLTFVGLSYGSWIATSFAMRHPEMLDGLVLSGGCTGMSEAGPEEREAFRLSREVPLNAGQVPADFAPAVVKVLASPDATETVKAELLASMSAITAPTYRDALLCFTNPRERFDFARLTMPVLMMTGEHDRLAPPSEIRAVAGRIWDSARRPDVRFEVIQGAGHVCNLEQPGLYARHLTDFLQGLPK; this is encoded by the coding sequence GTGATCGACGATCTCCCCCGCCTCGGCCTTTCCCTGACCCCTGACCTTGGCGATGATCGCCTCTGCCTGTTTCTTCACGGCATCGGCGGCGGGCGCGGCAATTGGCGCGCCCAACTGGCCGCCGCCGCCCCCCATATCCGCGCCGCAGCGCTTGATCTGCGCGGTTACGGCGACAGCACGCTTGGCCCCCGTGGGTCCACCGTGGATGACTACTGCGCCGATATCCTGCGCATCTGCGATGTGCTGGGTGCCCGCCGCCTGACCTTCGTTGGCCTCTCCTACGGGTCGTGGATCGCCACTTCCTTTGCCATGCGCCACCCCGAAATGCTCGACGGCCTTGTCCTGTCCGGTGGCTGCACCGGCATGTCCGAGGCAGGGCCAGAAGAACGCGAAGCCTTCCGCCTGTCCCGCGAAGTGCCCTTGAACGCAGGCCAAGTGCCCGCCGATTTCGCCCCCGCCGTTGTCAAGGTGCTGGCCAGCCCCGATGCCACGGAAACGGTAAAGGCCGAACTTCTGGCCTCCATGTCCGCGATCACCGCGCCCACCTATCGTGACGCGCTCCTCTGTTTCACCAATCCGCGCGAACGCTTTGATTTCGCACGCCTCACCATGCCCGTCCTGATGATGACCGGGGAACATGACCGCCTCGCCCCACCGTCCGAGATTCGCGCCGTGGCAGGCCGCATCTGGGACAGCGCCCGCCGCCCCGATGTGCGGTTCGAGGTGATCCAAGGTGCGGGCCATGTCTGCAACCTTGAACAGCCGGGCCTCTATGCCCGCCACCTGACCGATTTCCTTCAGGGCCTGCCGAAATGA
- a CDS encoding SRPBCC family protein produces MPREGVHVHGHCPADAAAVWATIRDFAGAWHPWIDTIRAERDAQGHLIRSFTVKGEATLYREQRSYLSDSDRTLAYTHLEGIAGCEAYDARVTVTPSEAGGCTVTWTAQIAAPQPRLQAICDGTRAVFQAGIAALAQGGGGGGPPPRGGGGGGGGGGGGGGGGGGGGGGGGGLGAAGGGGGGGGGDTPRTPPRTPPPPPPRSKSG; encoded by the coding sequence ATGCCGCGCGAGGGCGTCCATGTCCACGGCCATTGCCCCGCCGACGCGGCGGCGGTCTGGGCCACGATCCGTGATTTCGCCGGGGCATGGCATCCATGGATCGACACGATCCGCGCCGAACGCGATGCGCAGGGCCACCTGATCCGCAGCTTCACCGTGAAGGGCGAGGCGACGCTTTACCGCGAACAGCGCAGCTATCTGTCCGACAGCGACCGCACGCTCGCCTATACCCATCTGGAAGGCATCGCCGGATGCGAGGCTTATGATGCCCGCGTCACCGTGACCCCGTCCGAAGCGGGTGGCTGCACCGTGACATGGACGGCCCAGATCGCCGCGCCCCAACCGCGCCTGCAAGCCATCTGCGACGGAACCCGCGCCGTGTTTCAGGCCGGGATCGCGGCCCTCGCACAGGGCGGGGGGGGGGGGGGGCCGCCCCCCCGGGGGGGGGGGGGGGGGGGGGGGGGGGGGGGGGGGGGGGGGGGGGGGGGGGGGGGGGGGGGGGGGGGGGGGGGGGGGTTGGGGGCCGCGGGGGGGGGGGGCGGGGGGGGGGGGGGGGACACCCCCCGGACCCCCCCCCGCACCCCCCCGCCCCCCCCACCCAGATCGAAGAGCGGGTGA
- a CDS encoding acyl-CoA dehydrogenase family protein, which yields MTEQRPIAAAMPMSHPGDYYDLSRIRPEVLTMLEKVNAMGATFAARAKAVDDDASFPVDNYRDLAEAGFLTLCIPEEFGGMGFSMWEYAMVGAEIAKYCGATALTFNMHNSSMAWSRFMFEMPNLTAEEKAAFAPLRERQFRRAVAERAIYSQPISEGGQNWTSKPNQTQCRAVEGGWRINGFKKFASLAGYCDYYTIVCTEVFEGIEPRHEDTMLFVVHKDAPGLSVKGDWDPLGMRGTNSRDLILKDVFVTADDLLMPRGIFGKTLPNWPHMMATLSPTYMGVAQGAFDFTVAYLKGQVPGQPPIDRRMYATKRIAVGKMYARLANMRALWWQAFSEAKGFPSKAEVMRMYAAQYNVMEGAAEMTSMAIRTCGGQSMLRSLPLERMYRDSRCGALMLPYTSEIMEDYLSILTLYDMDEIDEAPGDEGGARNSLWRGDAGALKGLR from the coding sequence ATGACCGAACAGCGCCCCATCGCCGCCGCCATGCCCATGAGCCATCCGGGCGATTACTACGACCTCTCGCGCATCCGGCCCGAAGTGCTGACAATGCTCGAAAAGGTCAATGCGATGGGCGCGACTTTCGCCGCCCGCGCCAAGGCCGTAGACGACGACGCCTCCTTCCCGGTGGACAATTACCGCGATCTGGCCGAGGCCGGTTTCCTCACCCTCTGCATCCCAGAAGAGTTTGGCGGCATGGGCTTTTCCATGTGGGAATACGCCATGGTCGGGGCCGAGATCGCGAAATATTGCGGGGCCACCGCACTGACCTTCAACATGCACAACTCGTCCATGGCATGGTCGCGCTTCATGTTCGAAATGCCCAATCTGACAGCGGAAGAGAAAGCCGCCTTCGCCCCCCTGCGCGAACGCCAGTTCCGCCGCGCCGTGGCCGAACGGGCGATCTATTCGCAGCCCATTTCCGAAGGCGGGCAGAACTGGACCTCGAAGCCGAACCAGACCCAATGCCGCGCCGTCGAAGGGGGATGGCGCATCAACGGCTTCAAGAAATTCGCCTCCCTCGCCGGCTATTGCGACTATTACACCATCGTCTGCACCGAAGTCTTTGAAGGTATCGAACCCCGGCACGAAGACACGATGCTTTTCGTCGTCCACAAGGATGCCCCCGGCCTGTCGGTCAAGGGCGACTGGGACCCGCTCGGCATGCGCGGCACCAACAGCCGCGACCTGATCCTCAAGGACGTCTTCGTGACGGCGGATGACCTGCTGATGCCGCGCGGCATCTTTGGCAAGACCCTGCCCAACTGGCCGCATATGATGGCAACCCTTTCGCCCACCTATATGGGCGTGGCACAGGGGGCCTTCGATTTTACCGTGGCCTATCTCAAGGGTCAGGTGCCCGGCCAACCCCCGATCGACCGTCGCATGTATGCCACCAAACGCATCGCGGTGGGCAAGATGTATGCCCGCCTCGCCAATATGCGCGCCCTCTGGTGGCAGGCCTTTTCCGAAGCCAAGGGCTTTCCGTCAAAGGCCGAGGTGATGCGCATGTACGCCGCGCAATATAACGTGATGGAGGGCGCGGCCGAGATGACCAGCATGGCCATCCGCACCTGCGGCGGGCAATCCATGCTGCGCTCTCTCCCCCTCGAACGGATGTATCGCGACAGCCGCTGCGGCGCGCTGATGCTGCCCTATACTTCTGAAATCATGGAAGATTACCTGTCCATCCTCACCCTCTACGACATGGACGAGATCGACGAAGCCCCCGGCGACGAAGGCGGCGCGCGCAACTCGCTCTGGCGCGGGGATGCGGGCGCTCTCAAGGGGCTGCGCTAG
- a CDS encoding peptidase M29, whose translation MLRERIEGKWLAAFRRVFALNGIGQGTEVAILSETQSRPVLVHLSELAAHDLGASFCMISMPTPPQTAPVPVKSTGTSWAIQGNRAVIEALKRVDIIVDCTVEGLIHAPEWPEIEEAGRTRLLVITNEHPEILERTEPKAEDAVKLQIGIQMLREASEMRVTSAAGTDLTVNLRGAPCGGTAGFGTTAGAVAHWPGGLCLAFPGKDAVNGRIVMDVGDMNLTFKTFLTSRIDFTIENDFVTAIRGDGIDALHFREYMESWGDRNAYGLSHVGWGMNHGAKWVSAAMYDKRDMQAVEFRAIAGSFLWSTGANQYAGRYTLGHFDLPMRNCTIALDGRVVVRDGVLQGELA comes from the coding sequence ATGCTTCGGGAACGCATCGAAGGCAAATGGCTTGCCGCCTTTCGGCGTGTCTTTGCGCTGAACGGCATAGGGCAGGGGACAGAGGTCGCGATCCTTTCGGAAACGCAGTCGCGCCCGGTTCTGGTGCATCTTTCCGAACTGGCCGCCCATGACCTTGGCGCGTCCTTCTGCATGATCTCCATGCCCACGCCGCCGCAAACCGCCCCCGTCCCGGTGAAATCCACCGGCACCTCTTGGGCGATCCAAGGCAACCGCGCCGTGATCGAGGCGCTCAAGCGTGTCGACATCATCGTCGATTGCACCGTCGAAGGCCTGATCCACGCCCCCGAATGGCCCGAAATCGAAGAGGCAGGCCGCACCCGCCTGCTCGTCATCACGAACGAACATCCCGAAATCCTTGAACGCACCGAACCCAAGGCCGAGGATGCGGTGAAACTCCAGATCGGCATCCAGATGCTGCGCGAGGCGTCCGAAATGCGCGTCACCTCCGCCGCTGGCACCGACCTGACCGTCAACCTGCGGGGCGCGCCCTGTGGCGGGACCGCAGGCTTTGGCACCACCGCCGGCGCGGTGGCGCATTGGCCGGGCGGCCTCTGCCTTGCTTTCCCCGGCAAGGATGCGGTCAACGGGCGCATCGTGATGGACGTGGGCGACATGAACCTGACGTTCAAAACCTTCCTCACCAGCCGCATCGATTTCACCATCGAAAACGATTTCGTCACCGCGATCCGTGGCGATGGCATCGATGCCCTCCACTTCCGCGAATATATGGAATCATGGGGCGACCGGAACGCCTATGGCCTGTCCCATGTGGGCTGGGGGATGAACCACGGCGCGAAATGGGTTTCCGCCGCGATGTATGACAAGCGCGACATGCAGGCCGTCGAATTCCGCGCCATTGCCGGATCGTTCCTCTGGTCCACTGGCGCCAATCAATATGCGGGCCGCTACACGCTAGGCCATTTCGACCTGCCGATGCGCAACTGCACCATCGCCCTCGACGGGCGCGTCGTCGTGCGCGACGGCGTTCTGCAAGGAGAGCTTGCCTGA
- a CDS encoding NAD(P)-dependent oxidoreductase — protein sequence MTQTIGIAGTGRMGTAFARRLIETGHSVRIWNRSPDRMAEAMGAGAEAVDIPRLAACDAILLSLTDATASTAVMDALASAGINGRLVIDMSTLPPAMAEALAAQATSAGADFVHCPVGGTVAPALKGQLLGMAGGTDAAIARARPILDSLCRRVEAVGSPAAAARMKLAVNLPLAIYWQTLGESLRLLRGAGIDPEQAISLIADSSAGPTVLKNRAQIVVDTLRGTDHPGTFDLAGLAKDLRLALDLAQSDGAGLPLAADALATYEAAIASGLSGFDGASLTRRIAEG from the coding sequence ATGACACAGACCATCGGCATCGCCGGAACCGGCCGCATGGGCACCGCCTTCGCCCGTCGCCTGATCGAAACGGGACATTCCGTCCGCATCTGGAACCGTAGCCCCGACCGGATGGCCGAGGCGATGGGGGCAGGGGCCGAGGCGGTCGATATCCCCCGCCTCGCCGCCTGCGACGCGATCCTTCTTTCGCTCACCGATGCCACCGCATCGACGGCTGTGATGGACGCCCTTGCCAGCGCCGGGATCAATGGGCGGCTTGTCATCGACATGTCCACGCTTCCCCCCGCCATGGCCGAAGCGCTTGCCGCGCAGGCCACCTCTGCCGGCGCGGATTTTGTGCATTGCCCCGTCGGCGGCACCGTGGCTCCCGCCCTCAAGGGGCAGCTTCTGGGCATGGCGGGCGGCACGGATGCCGCCATCGCCCGCGCCCGCCCGATCCTCGATAGCCTTTGCCGCCGTGTCGAAGCCGTGGGCAGCCCTGCCGCTGCTGCCCGCATGAAACTCGCCGTCAACCTGCCACTCGCAATCTATTGGCAGACCTTGGGCGAAAGCCTGCGCCTCTTGCGCGGCGCGGGCATCGACCCGGAACAGGCCATAAGCCTGATTGCCGACAGTTCCGCAGGCCCCACCGTGCTGAAGAACCGTGCGCAGATCGTGGTCGATACGCTGCGCGGCACCGATCACCCGGGCACCTTTGATCTGGCAGGGCTGGCCAAGGACTTGCGTCTCGCGCTCGATCTTGCCCAATCCGACGGCGCGGGGCTGCCTTTGGCCGCCGATGCCCTTGCCACCTATGAGGCCGCAATCGCCTCCGGCCTGTCCGGCTTTGACGGGGCCAGCCTCACCCGCCGCATCGCAGAAGGCTGA
- a CDS encoding RraA family protein: MTDTAMTGAADLLAHGTATLCEAWPSATLIDRPLRPLAPGMALAGPALPVICQPGDNLALHLAIAAARPGDVLVVDYGGSLASGPFGEVMALACTLRGIAGLVIDGAVRDSAQIAAMGFPVFCAGLNIRGTTKRHPGTIGAPITLGGATIRPGDIILADADALVCLPASDLAPALAAAATRTEKEARMMDRLRAGETTLQILGLNGATP, translated from the coding sequence GTGACCGATACCGCCATGACGGGCGCGGCCGATCTTCTGGCCCATGGGACGGCCACGCTCTGCGAGGCGTGGCCCTCTGCCACCCTGATCGACCGCCCCCTTCGCCCCCTTGCCCCCGGCATGGCGCTGGCAGGGCCAGCCCTTCCCGTGATCTGCCAGCCGGGGGACAACCTTGCCCTGCACCTTGCCATCGCCGCCGCCCGTCCGGGTGACGTGCTGGTGGTCGATTACGGCGGCAGCCTTGCCTCCGGCCCGTTCGGCGAGGTGATGGCCCTTGCCTGCACCCTGCGCGGTATCGCAGGCCTTGTCATAGACGGCGCCGTGCGCGACAGCGCCCAGATCGCCGCCATGGGCTTTCCCGTCTTCTGCGCAGGCCTGAACATCCGCGGCACAACGAAACGTCACCCCGGCACCATCGGCGCACCCATAACCCTTGGCGGGGCCACCATTCGCCCCGGCGACATCATTCTCGCCGACGCCGATGCCTTGGTCTGCCTGCCTGCTTCTGATCTTGCCCCCGCCCTCGCCGCTGCCGCCACCCGCACGGAAAAAGAGGCCCGGATGATGGACCGCCTCCGCGCCGGAGAAACCACCCTGCAAATATTGGGATTGAACGGAGCCACGCCATGA
- a CDS encoding fumarylacetoacetate hydrolase family protein yields MAAFALTPPAQAHLDITGSDEKFPVRRIYCIGKNYLAHIHEMNADERDPPVIFMKPTDAIVKNGGEIPYPVFTNNFHYECELVVALKSGGYNIPVSEANSHIYGYAVGLDMTRRDHQPEVMAKGMPWEVTKGFDMSAPIGPITPASACGILTSGHVTLKVNGDVRQDADISLMIWKVDEIISKISEQHRLMPGDIILTGTPAGVGAVVSGDVLDCSVDGLEPMQVRIGGKAA; encoded by the coding sequence ATGGCGGCATTTGCCCTTACCCCCCCGGCGCAGGCCCATCTCGACATCACCGGATCGGATGAAAAATTCCCCGTCCGGCGCATCTACTGCATCGGCAAGAACTATCTGGCCCATATCCATGAGATGAACGCAGACGAGCGTGACCCGCCGGTGATCTTCATGAAGCCGACCGATGCCATCGTGAAAAACGGCGGCGAAATCCCCTATCCGGTCTTCACCAACAACTTCCATTACGAATGCGAACTTGTGGTCGCGCTGAAGTCGGGCGGCTACAACATTCCGGTCTCTGAGGCGAACAGCCATATCTACGGCTATGCCGTCGGCCTCGACATGACCCGCCGCGACCACCAGCCCGAAGTGATGGCCAAGGGCATGCCGTGGGAGGTGACGAAGGGTTTTGACATGTCCGCCCCCATCGGCCCCATCACCCCCGCCTCGGCCTGCGGCATCCTCACCAGCGGGCATGTCACGCTCAAGGTGAACGGCGACGTGCGGCAGGATGCCGATATCTCGCTGATGATCTGGAAGGTCGATGAGATCATCTCGAAGATCTCGGAACAGCACCGCCTGATGCCGGGTGACATCATCCTGACGGGCACGCCCGCAGGCGTAGGCGCCGTGGTCAGCGGCGATGTGCTGGATTGCTCGGTCGATGGGCTTGAACCGATGCAGGTCCGCATCGGCGGCAAGGCTGCGTGA